One genomic segment of Pyruvatibacter mobilis includes these proteins:
- a CDS encoding LysR family transcriptional regulator, giving the protein MIRIERKHLAMVTTIAQAGTMTAAADALAITQPALSKQLAQLEAMLGVKLFERTAKSSATAQMTMRLTRAGRRFETRARKLLADLTDFDNELADQAGAAAGRLRIATDVIHDDLRLARAMRSFAAAHGNMELDAHPVADPLEALADGHVDIAVVGEAPRRAGIRFAPIGEDELVVVMAEAHPLTARKTIAAVDFSGQELVYHLDLERSILFRRYLRPANIRVGGFHRIESPAAILASLAESDAITLLPRRIVDAVPQATSLETRPLAPDGYRFTWYAATRSDDVRPETHAFVTCLSEAGPAQ; this is encoded by the coding sequence ATGATCCGTATCGAGCGCAAGCATCTGGCCATGGTGACCACCATCGCACAGGCGGGCACCATGACCGCCGCCGCCGATGCGCTCGCCATCACTCAGCCCGCCCTGAGCAAGCAACTGGCCCAGCTCGAAGCCATGCTCGGGGTCAAGCTGTTCGAACGCACCGCCAAGAGCAGTGCCACCGCGCAGATGACCATGCGGCTGACCCGCGCCGGCCGACGCTTCGAGACACGCGCCCGCAAGCTGCTGGCTGACTTGACTGATTTTGACAATGAACTTGCCGATCAGGCAGGCGCCGCTGCCGGGCGCCTGCGCATTGCAACCGATGTGATTCACGACGATCTGCGCCTGGCCCGCGCCATGCGGAGCTTCGCAGCCGCCCATGGCAATATGGAGCTGGACGCCCATCCGGTCGCCGACCCTCTTGAGGCGCTGGCTGACGGCCATGTCGACATCGCGGTGGTGGGAGAGGCGCCCCGCCGCGCAGGCATCCGCTTTGCCCCCATCGGCGAAGACGAACTGGTGGTGGTAATGGCTGAGGCTCACCCGCTCACCGCACGAAAGACCATCGCCGCGGTGGATTTCAGCGGCCAGGAACTCGTCTATCACCTGGATCTTGAGCGCTCGATCCTGTTCCGGCGCTACCTCCGCCCGGCAAACATCCGTGTCGGCGGTTTCCACCGCATCGAAAGCCCCGCCGCAATCCTTGCAAGCCTCGCCGAAAGCGACGCGATCACCCTTCTGCCCCGCCGCATCGTGGACGCCGTGCCGCAGGCCACGAGCCTTGAAACCCGGCCGCTTGCCCCGGACGGCTACCGCTTCACCTGGTACGCGGCCACCCGCAGCGACGATGTGAGGCCCGAGACGCACGCCTTCGTCACCTGTCTCAGCGAGGCAGGCCCCGCGCAATAA